In Primulina huaijiensis isolate GDHJ02 chromosome 16, ASM1229523v2, whole genome shotgun sequence, a single genomic region encodes these proteins:
- the LOC140961719 gene encoding DNA-directed RNA polymerases II, IV and V subunit 9A, producing the protein MSTMKFCCECNNILYPKEDKEQKILLYACRNCDHQEVSENNCVYRNEIHHSVGERTQVLQDVAADPTLPRTKSLRCPSCGHGEAVFFQATARGEEGMTLFFVCCNPNCGHRWRD; encoded by the exons ATGAGTACCATGAAATTTTGCTGTGAATG CAACAATATTTTGTATCCCAAGGAAGATAAAGAACAGAAAATTCTGCTTTATGCTTGCCGGAATTGTGATCATCAG GAGGTTTCCGAAAACAATTGTGTATACCGAAATGAAATACACCATTCTGTTGGGGAGCGCACCCAAGTTTTACAGGACGTAGCTGCAGATCCTACACTTCCACGTACAAAATCACTTCGTTGTCCCAGTTGTGGTCATGGAGAAGCTGTTTTCTTTCAG GCAACTGCTAGGGGAGAAGAAGGAATGACTCTGTTCTTTGTTTGCTGCAATCCGAACTGTGGCCATCGTTGGAGGGATTGA
- the LOC140961277 gene encoding large ribosomal subunit protein eL29z-like has translation MAKSKNHTAHNQSYKAHRNGIKKPKRHRHSSTKGMDPKFLRNQRYARKHNKKIGETASEEE, from the exons ATGGCGAAGTCGAAGAATCACACGGCTCACAATCAGTCGTACAAGGCCCACAGGAATGGAATCAAGAAACCCAAGCGCCATCGCCATTCATCCACCAAAGGG ATGGACCCGAAGTTCTTGAGGAACCAGAGGTATGCCCGAAAGCACAACAAGAAGATCGGCGAGACCGCGAGCGAGGAAGAGTAG
- the LOC140960912 gene encoding uncharacterized protein translates to MGSSVISPEDVLETLMNDGTIDAMRLKIINQLKANGELKSNAIKMMEQSKVLNTPGAEKQTKRELFDALRQELEGPVLEKASKSVWELILDQNGLGKEISETVERIFCQLSGRDPPLFPPPSNETQPEKEKKTASSSSSSKKRSFSEVSKEGVHVLANESSDGSAMTDNVTTSISPHLGK, encoded by the exons ATGGGATCCTCTGTGATTAGCCCAGAGGACGTGCTGGAGACTCTCATGAACGATGGCACAATCGACGCAATGCGACTCAAGATAATCAATCAGCTCAAAGCCAAC GGGGAGCTGAAGAGTAATGCCATAAAAATGATGGAGCAGAGTAAGGTACTCAATACTCCTGGTGCTGAAAAACAGACAAAACGAGAGTTATTCGATGCACTTCGACAAGAGCTCGA AGGTCCTGTACTCGAGAAGGCATCCAAATCAGTATGGGAgttgattttggatcaaaatggTTTGGGAAAGGAGATAAGTGAAACTGTTGAAAGAATCTTTTGTCAACTAAGTGGTCGAGACCCTCCATTGTTTCCTCCACCAAGCAATGAAACCCAGCCTGAGAAAGAGAAAAAGACTGCCTCGTCTTCCTCTTCATCCAAGAAAAGAAGTTTTAGCGAAGTGAGCAAGGAAGGAGTACACGTACTTGCAAACGAGTCTTCTGATGGATCGGCCATGACTGATAATGTTACTACATCTATATCACCACATTTGGGAAAATAG
- the LOC140961885 gene encoding protein FAR1-RELATED SEQUENCE 5-like, whose amino-acid sequence MQLLFMHTLQKKTNQSPGFYFSIDYDEDGHLKNVYWADNRCRLAYKEFGDVVTFDTTYLTNKYDMPFAPFVGVNHHGQSNFLGCCLIAGEDTDTFVWLFKTWLDCMENQPPKGIITDQDRAMQNAIEIVFPNTRHRWCLWHILRKLPEKFGYHREKDSIFKDIHNYIYESLNPEEFVQSWVAMVDKYTLHENYWLSGLFKERSRWVPCFLNTSFWAGMSSTQRSESMNAFFDGYVHSKTSLKQFVEQYERALRSKVEKEFQADFRSYSQMIPCVSAYDIEKQFQASYTMDKFREFQEEISHLMYCKVIYGGEEPERTKFKVREDVEVKGKIIKQRLVDVQFEIEQNEIVCSCHLFEFRGILCRHAVLVLLFNDVRSVPQNYILRRWKRDENRLYTRVKVNYDG is encoded by the coding sequence ATGCAACTGCTATTCATGCATACTTTGCAAAAAAAAACTAATCAAAGTCCTGGTTTCTACTTCTCTATTGATTATGATGAGGATGGTCACCTAAAAAATGTGTATTGGGCTGATAACAGATGTAGACTAGCGTACAAGGAATTCGGTGATGTTGTCACATTCGATACAACTTACTTGACAAATAAGTACGATATGCCATTTGCTCCTTTTGTCGGTGTTAATCATCATGGACAATCGAATTTTCTTGGTTGTTGTTTGATTGCGGGTGAGGATACTGACACTTTTGTATGGTTATTTAAGACATGGCTTGATTGCATGGAGAATCAACCTCCCAAAGGTATTATCACAGATCAGGACAGGGCCATGCAAAATGCTATAGAGATTGTATTCCCTAACACAAGACATAGATGGTGTTTATGGCATATACTTAGAAAGTTACCTGAAAAGTTTGGGTATCACAGAGAAAAAGATTCTATTTTTAAGGACatacacaattatatatatgaatcatTAAATCCTGAGGAATTTGTTCAGTCCTGGGTTGCAATGGTCGACAAATACACTTTGCACGAAAATTATTGGTTGTCTGGACTTTTTAAAGAAAGATCACGGTGGGTCCCATGTTTTTTAAACACAAGTTTCTGGGCTGGAATGTCTTCAACGCAACGTAGCGAGAGCATGAATGCTTTTTTCGATGGTTATGTGCATTCTAAAACAAGCTTGAAACAATTTGTTGAACAATATGAGCGGGCTTTGCGTAGCAAAGTAGAGAAAGAGTTTCAGGCAGATTTTCGTTCATATTCTCAGATGATTCCTTGTGTCAGTGCATATGATATAGAGAAGCAATTTCAAGCTTCATACACTATGGACAAGTTTAGAGAATTCCAGGAAGAGATCAGTCATCTGATGTATTGTAAAGTGATATATGGTGGGGAAGAGCCTGAGAGGACAAAATTTAAAGTACGTGAGGATGTCGAGGTCaaaggaaaaataataaaacaaagaCTTGTGGATGTCCAGTTTGAAATAGAACAAAATGAGATAGTTTGCAGTTGTCATTTATTTGAGTTCAGAGGAATACTTTGTAGACATGCTGTGTTGGTTTTGTTATTCAATGATGTGAGATCAGTACCACAAAATTATATCCTTAGGAGATGGAAGCGTGATGAAAATCGCTTGTACACACGGGTGAAAGTAAATTATGATGGTTGA